One stretch of Miscanthus floridulus cultivar M001 chromosome 18, ASM1932011v1, whole genome shotgun sequence DNA includes these proteins:
- the LOC136523283 gene encoding receptor like protein 21-like has translation MLAGAGPPDLSHLKDFNLSHNSLDGLIPAALANMSDIESLDLSHNQLSGAIPSQLSRLSSLAVFSVSYNNLSGCVPDTGQLGSFDATSYVGNRDLEEASRGSECAAGSEPPDASSPPSQHSGDEAADAVLYAVSAASFVSSFWVTVGFMFCHPYGRHVLLKL, from the coding sequence ATGCTGGCAGGAGCTGGGCCACCTGACCTGAGCCATCTGAAGGACTTCAACCTGTCCCACAACTCCCTGGACGGCCTGATCCCGGCGGCCCTCGCGAACATGAGCGACATCGAGAGCTTGGACCTGTCCCACAATCAGCTGAGCGGGGCCATACCGTCGCAGCTCTCCCGGCTGTCGTCGCTGGCCGTGTTCTCCGTGTCGTACAACAACTTGTCAGGGTGCGTGCCGGACACCGGCCAGCTCGGCTCGTTCGATGCGACGAGCTACGTCGGGAACAGGGACCTTGAGGAGGCGTCACGAGGAAGCGAGTGCGCGGCAGGTTCAGAGCCGCCGGATGCTTCTTCGCCGCCGTCGCAGCACAGCGGAGACGAGGCGGCGGACGCGGTGCTCTACGCGGTCAGTGCTGCCTCGTTCGTCTCGTCGTTTTGGGTCACTGTTGGGTTCATGTTTTGCCATCCCTATGGGCGGCATGTATTACTGAAACTCTAA